A stretch of bacterium DNA encodes these proteins:
- a CDS encoding pyruvate carboxylase subunit B, with the protein MLKKSDKNEDAKMGNNGRLVNITETAFRDAHQSLIATRMRTEDMIPMIERMDQVGYWSFEMWGGATFDTMLRFLDENPWERIRIFKKHTKKTKLQMLLRGQNLVGYKHYSDDILERFIKKAAELGIDVFRVFDALNDIRNMEKAIVTAKKTGATVQGALSYTISPVHSIDGFVSFAKELKNLGCDIITIKDMAGLISPASAQELISKLKSEVGLPVCLHSHCTTGMAPTSYFAAAQAGADILDCAISPFGSGTSQPPTESMVEMLDNAGFGLKVDKSHFLEIAEYFQDIKDRAYQHLITPVAERVDVRALVYQVPGGMLTNMVSQLEKQNALDKFEAVLKEIPKVRAELGYVPLVTPTSQIVGTQATFNVLAGERYKIIIQEVKDLCKGLYGKTPAPIDPVVMKKAIGDEKPITDRPANHIAPEWEKCKKEMEGISDKEEDILSYALYPAVAKEYFEVQKDPLKKKARQDSLKVGLPSPDGHPQRHFVMRVNGQDYEVGVTETE; encoded by the coding sequence ATGTTAAAAAAATCAGATAAGAACGAAGACGCCAAAATGGGCAACAACGGCCGGCTGGTCAACATCACCGAAACCGCCTTTCGCGATGCCCACCAGTCACTGATCGCCACCCGGATGCGGACCGAGGACATGATACCCATGATCGAGAGGATGGACCAGGTGGGCTACTGGTCGTTCGAGATGTGGGGCGGGGCCACCTTTGACACCATGCTCCGCTTTCTGGACGAGAACCCCTGGGAGCGGATCCGGATATTCAAAAAACACACCAAGAAGACCAAACTTCAGATGCTGCTGCGGGGCCAGAACCTGGTGGGCTACAAGCATTACTCCGACGACATCCTGGAGCGTTTCATCAAAAAGGCGGCCGAGCTGGGCATCGACGTCTTTAGGGTGTTCGACGCGCTGAACGACATCCGCAACATGGAGAAGGCCATCGTCACCGCCAAGAAGACCGGAGCCACCGTCCAGGGCGCGCTGAGCTACACCATCTCGCCGGTGCACTCCATCGACGGCTTCGTGTCCTTTGCCAAAGAGCTCAAGAACCTGGGCTGCGACATCATCACCATCAAGGACATGGCCGGGCTGATCTCGCCGGCCTCGGCCCAGGAGCTGATATCAAAACTTAAATCAGAAGTGGGACTGCCGGTCTGCCTGCACTCCCACTGCACCACCGGCATGGCGCCCACCAGCTACTTTGCCGCGGCCCAGGCCGGGGCGGACATCCTGGACTGCGCCATCTCGCCCTTCGGCTCGGGCACCAGCCAGCCGCCCACCGAGTCCATGGTGGAGATGCTGGACAACGCCGGCTTCGGGCTTAAGGTGGACAAATCCCACTTTCTGGAGATCGCCGAGTATTTCCAGGACATCAAGGACCGGGCCTACCAGCACCTGATCACCCCGGTGGCCGAGCGGGTGGACGTGCGGGCCCTGGTCTACCAGGTGCCGGGCGGGATGCTGACCAACATGGTCAGCCAGCTGGAAAAACAGAATGCCCTGGACAAGTTCGAGGCCGTGCTCAAGGAGATCCCCAAGGTCCGGGCCGAACTGGGCTACGTGCCGCTGGTGACCCCCACCTCGCAGATAGTGGGCACCCAGGCCACCTTCAACGTGCTGGCCGGGGAAAGATACAAGATCATCATCCAGGAGGTCAAGGACCTCTGCAAGGGCCTGTACGGCAAGACCCCGGCCCCCATTGACCCGGTGGTGATGAAGAAGGCCATCGGCGACGAGAAGCCCATCACCGACCGCCCGGCCAACCACATCGCCCCGGAATGGGAGAAGTGCAAGAAGGAGATGGAGGGGATATCGGACAAGGAAGAGGACATCCTGTCCTACGCCCTGTACCCGGCGGTGGCCAAGGAGTATTTTGAGGTCCAGAAGGACCCGCTTAAGAAGAAGGCCCGCCAGGATTCCCTTAAAGTGGGACTGCCCTCGCCCGATGGCCACCCCCAGCGCCATTTCGTGATGCGGGTCAACGGCCAGGACTATGAAGTGGGCGTCACCGAGACCGAATAA